From Roseibium alexandrii DFL-11, the proteins below share one genomic window:
- the xylB gene encoding xylulokinase → MFIGLDIGTSSVKAILLDENQGLVASATAELTVERPHPGWSEQDPESWWTACETVLDSLKQQVPSKMAAVRGIGLSGHMHGATLLDADGKPLRPCILWNDGRSANQCADLESAEPKFLSLGGNRVMPGFTAPKLQWVRENEPEVFAKTDMVLLPKDYVRFKLTGVYAGDMSDSAGTLWMDVAKRDWSDELLAATGLTRQNMPHLVEGSDVSGEVLSDLCARWGFEKAPVVAGGGGDNAASACGVGAVEPGSGFVSLGTSGVLFVTNDRFSPNVENAVHAFCHAVPNTWHQMGVILSATDSLNWLASRLKKAPGELTAALGSAAGPSDVSFLPYLGGERTPHNDVAIRAGFAGISHETGDTELTHAVLDGVAFALKDCLGALTAAGTNVDRLLAVGGGSRSEVWLEIIASLLEVPIDVPVDGDFGASLGAARLGQAAALGSTEGVFGKPALRTTIDPNPTLIPAYADAYQRWQNLYPAFKQAGF, encoded by the coding sequence ATGTTTATTGGCCTTGATATTGGTACCAGTTCGGTCAAAGCGATTTTGCTGGATGAGAACCAAGGACTTGTGGCCTCCGCAACGGCAGAGCTGACGGTTGAGCGTCCGCACCCGGGCTGGTCCGAACAGGATCCGGAGAGCTGGTGGACCGCCTGCGAAACGGTCCTCGACAGTTTGAAGCAGCAAGTGCCTTCAAAGATGGCCGCTGTGAGAGGCATCGGATTGTCAGGTCACATGCATGGGGCGACACTGCTGGACGCAGATGGCAAGCCATTGAGGCCTTGCATCTTGTGGAATGATGGCCGGTCCGCAAATCAATGCGCGGATCTTGAATCGGCAGAACCGAAGTTCCTGAGCCTTGGCGGCAATCGGGTGATGCCCGGTTTCACAGCGCCTAAGTTGCAGTGGGTGCGTGAGAACGAGCCTGAGGTCTTCGCAAAGACGGACATGGTTCTGCTGCCCAAGGACTATGTGCGTTTTAAACTCACCGGGGTCTATGCCGGGGACATGTCCGACAGCGCCGGAACGCTCTGGATGGATGTGGCAAAGCGCGACTGGAGCGATGAGCTTTTGGCGGCCACAGGTTTGACCCGCCAGAACATGCCGCACCTCGTGGAGGGGTCGGACGTCTCAGGCGAAGTGTTATCGGATTTGTGTGCCCGCTGGGGATTTGAAAAGGCTCCGGTTGTTGCCGGCGGCGGTGGCGACAACGCCGCATCCGCCTGCGGGGTCGGGGCGGTGGAGCCGGGATCCGGGTTTGTCTCGCTTGGCACGTCGGGAGTGCTCTTTGTCACCAATGATCGCTTCTCTCCGAATGTGGAAAATGCTGTCCATGCCTTTTGTCATGCCGTGCCAAACACCTGGCACCAGATGGGCGTGATCCTGTCGGCGACCGACAGTCTCAACTGGCTGGCAAGCCGGCTGAAGAAGGCGCCAGGGGAGTTGACGGCTGCGCTTGGGAGCGCGGCTGGGCCGTCAGATGTTTCTTTCCTGCCGTATCTCGGAGGCGAGCGGACGCCCCACAATGACGTAGCGATCCGGGCCGGATTCGCCGGGATTTCCCATGAGACGGGCGATACTGAGCTGACCCATGCCGTTCTGGATGGGGTGGCCTTCGCGTTGAAAGACTGCCTTGGTGCGTTGACCGCTGCCGGCACGAACGTTGACCGTTTGTTGGCTGTTGGCGGCGGGTCCAGATCTGAGGTCTGGCTGGAGATCATTGCCAGCCTTTTGGAAGTGCCAATCGACGTGCCTGTCGACGGCGATTTCGGGGCCTCTCTTGGAGCTGCCCGCCTGGGTCAGGCTGCTGCCCTGGGTTCCACGGAAGGTGTCTTCGGCAAGCCCGCCCTTCGAACAACCATTGATCCCAACCCAACCCTTATTCCCGCTTACGCCGATGCTTATCAGCGCTGGCAAAATCTGTATCCGGCTTTCAAGCAGGCTGGTTTTTAA
- a CDS encoding ATP-binding cassette domain-containing protein has translation MKDMCISFGGVRAVDHVSVDLFPGEVVGLLGHNGAGKSTLIKILSGAYKADSGEIRINGNEVHIHSPRDARAQNIETIYQTLALADNLDAASNLFLGRELTSPLGFVDDDAMEAETRKIMGRLNPNFKKFHAPVKALSGGQRQSVAIARAVYFNAKILIMDEPTAALGVHETQMVAELIQELKKQGLGIFLISHDIHDVFQLCDRIAVMKNGQLVGTAKTGDVTDDDVLGMIILGKCPPGATPGPGAIVDDTVVG, from the coding sequence ATGAAAGACATGTGCATCTCCTTTGGTGGGGTGCGCGCAGTGGACCATGTCTCCGTCGATCTTTTTCCCGGCGAAGTGGTTGGTCTTCTGGGTCACAACGGTGCCGGCAAATCGACGCTGATCAAGATCCTGTCCGGGGCCTACAAGGCCGACAGCGGTGAGATCCGCATCAATGGCAATGAAGTGCATATTCATTCGCCACGTGATGCGCGGGCCCAGAACATTGAGACCATCTACCAGACGCTTGCGCTGGCAGACAATCTCGATGCAGCGTCGAACCTGTTCCTCGGCCGGGAGTTGACCTCGCCGCTCGGGTTTGTCGACGACGATGCCATGGAGGCGGAAACCCGCAAGATCATGGGCCGGCTCAACCCGAACTTTAAAAAGTTCCACGCGCCGGTGAAAGCCTTGTCCGGTGGGCAGCGTCAGTCCGTTGCAATTGCCCGCGCCGTTTACTTCAACGCCAAGATCCTGATTATGGATGAGCCGACGGCGGCGCTTGGGGTGCATGAAACCCAGATGGTGGCCGAGCTCATTCAGGAGCTGAAGAAGCAGGGCCTCGGTATCTTCCTGATCAGCCACGACATCCACGATGTCTTCCAGCTATGTGACCGGATTGCCGTCATGAAGAACGGCCAGCTGGTCGGAACGGCAAAGACTGGCGATGTCACCGATGATGATGTCCTCGGCATGATCATCTTGGGCAAGTGCCCTCCGGGCGCGACACCTGGACCGGGCGCAATTGTTGACGACACGGTAGTCGGATAG
- a CDS encoding sugar ABC transporter permease codes for MSDTALSGSKSQTARNFFTALQLDTRLLGMIGAFIVLCLVFNVFTEGRFLTPRNIFNLTIQTVSVAIMATGMVFVIVTRHIDLSVGSVLATVAAVMAVVQTDILPQFMGLGHPVIWVLAILCGVVAGVIIGGFQGWMIGYLGIPAFIVTLGGLLVWRNVAWFITSGQTIGPLDDTFTMIGGIGGTMGETGSWIFGILAVAAALWLQIASRRRKSSHGFPVKPVWAEVTMGVITTAAILGFVAILNAYDIPKARLRRMFEASGETLPEGLTMGYGIPYSVVLLIIVAVVMTVVARRTRLGRYIFATGGNPDAAELSGINTRFLTVKVFAIMGGLSALAAAVAAARLGFSTNDIGTLDELRVIAAAVIGGTALAGGVGTIYGAILGALIMQSLQSGMAMVGVDAPLQNIVVGTVLVLAVLVDIIYRKRTGE; via the coding sequence ATGTCCGATACGGCACTGTCCGGCTCGAAGAGCCAGACGGCACGAAACTTCTTTACCGCGTTGCAGCTGGATACGCGCCTTTTGGGTATGATTGGCGCGTTCATTGTCCTGTGCCTGGTGTTCAATGTGTTCACCGAAGGCCGGTTCCTGACCCCGCGCAACATCTTCAACCTGACGATCCAGACCGTATCCGTTGCGATCATGGCAACAGGCATGGTCTTCGTCATCGTCACACGCCACATCGATTTGTCGGTCGGCTCGGTCCTCGCCACCGTGGCGGCCGTGATGGCAGTGGTCCAGACGGATATCCTGCCGCAATTCATGGGGCTCGGACACCCGGTAATCTGGGTGCTGGCCATCCTTTGCGGTGTTGTCGCCGGTGTGATTATCGGCGGTTTCCAGGGCTGGATGATCGGCTATCTTGGAATCCCGGCCTTTATCGTTACCCTTGGCGGGCTGCTGGTCTGGCGGAATGTTGCCTGGTTCATCACCTCCGGTCAGACAATCGGACCGCTCGACGACACCTTCACGATGATTGGTGGTATCGGCGGCACGATGGGGGAAACCGGGTCCTGGATCTTCGGCATATTGGCCGTCGCTGCCGCTCTTTGGCTTCAGATCGCTTCCCGCCGCCGCAAGTCCTCGCATGGGTTCCCGGTCAAACCGGTCTGGGCGGAAGTCACCATGGGCGTAATCACGACCGCTGCAATTCTCGGGTTCGTCGCGATCCTGAACGCCTACGACATCCCGAAAGCCCGCTTGCGCCGTATGTTCGAGGCATCTGGTGAGACGCTGCCGGAAGGCCTGACGATGGGCTATGGCATTCCGTATTCCGTCGTCCTTCTCATTATTGTGGCGGTGGTCATGACTGTAGTTGCGCGCCGCACGCGTCTGGGCCGCTACATCTTCGCAACCGGTGGCAATCCGGACGCGGCGGAACTCTCCGGCATCAACACACGGTTCCTCACGGTCAAGGTGTTTGCCATTATGGGCGGCCTCAGTGCTCTTGCCGCAGCCGTGGCCGCGGCCCGCCTCGGGTTCTCCACCAACGATATCGGCACGCTTGACGAACTTCGCGTCATTGCAGCCGCGGTTATCGGCGGTACGGCTCTGGCCGGTGGTGTTGGGACGATCTACGGCGCAATTCTCGGTGCCCTGATCATGCAGTCACTGCAATCGGGCATGGCGATGGTTGGTGTCGATGCCCCGCTCCAGAATATTGTTGTCGGTACGGTGCTTGTGCTCGCCGTTCTGGTCGACATCATCTACCGCAAGCGCACGGGAGAGTAA
- the xylF gene encoding D-xylose ABC transporter substrate-binding protein, which produces MRKFTTLLAGALVSATALTAAHAEDIVVGVSWSNFQEERWKTDEAAIKSALDAAGAKYISADAQSSSAKQLSDVEALIAQGANALIILAQDAQAIGPAVQAAADEGIPVVGYDRLIEDPRAFYLTFDNVEVGRMQGAAVLAVQPKGNYVMIKGSPTDPNADFLRGGQQEVLQAAIDSGDIKIVGEAYTDGWLPANAQRNMEQILTANDNNVDAVVASNDGTAGGAVAALTAQGMEGTPVSGQDGDHAALNRVARGTQTVSVWKDARDLGKAAGEIAVALANGGEMSSVDGASSWTSPGGTELTAKFLAPMPITKDNLTAVVDAGWISKDDLCQGVENGPAPCN; this is translated from the coding sequence ATGCGCAAGTTCACCACATTGCTGGCGGGCGCCCTTGTGTCCGCAACTGCTCTGACCGCTGCCCACGCTGAAGACATCGTGGTCGGTGTCAGCTGGTCCAACTTCCAGGAAGAGCGCTGGAAAACCGATGAAGCCGCAATCAAGTCGGCTCTGGACGCTGCCGGCGCGAAATACATCTCCGCCGACGCCCAGAGCTCGTCTGCCAAGCAGCTGTCCGACGTTGAAGCATTGATAGCGCAGGGCGCAAACGCTTTAATCATCCTCGCCCAGGACGCGCAGGCAATCGGCCCGGCTGTTCAAGCGGCAGCGGACGAAGGCATTCCGGTTGTTGGATACGACCGTTTGATCGAGGACCCTCGGGCATTTTACCTGACCTTCGACAACGTTGAAGTCGGCCGTATGCAGGGCGCTGCTGTTCTGGCTGTGCAGCCGAAGGGCAACTACGTCATGATCAAAGGCTCCCCGACCGATCCGAACGCAGACTTCCTGCGCGGTGGTCAGCAGGAAGTTCTTCAGGCTGCTATCGACAGTGGGGACATCAAGATTGTTGGTGAAGCCTACACCGATGGCTGGTTGCCGGCGAATGCTCAGCGCAACATGGAGCAGATCCTGACCGCCAACGACAACAACGTTGATGCTGTGGTCGCTTCCAATGATGGGACTGCCGGCGGTGCAGTTGCTGCTTTGACCGCACAAGGCATGGAAGGCACCCCGGTTTCCGGTCAGGATGGCGATCATGCTGCCCTGAACCGCGTTGCGCGCGGTACGCAGACCGTGTCTGTCTGGAAAGATGCGCGGGATCTTGGCAAGGCAGCCGGTGAAATCGCAGTTGCGCTCGCCAACGGCGGTGAGATGTCGTCAGTGGACGGCGCAAGCAGCTGGACTTCACCAGGCGGCACCGAGCTGACCGCGAAGTTCCTGGCTCCGATGCCGATCACCAAGGACAACCTGACTGCAGTTGTTGATGCCGGCTGGATCTCAAAGGACGATCTCTGCCAGGGCGTCGAAAACGGCCCGGCTCCTTGTAACTAA
- a CDS encoding ROK family protein, translated as MTRKADRDQIRRQNRSIVLQALRRNGPTARIDLGKITRLSPATVTAITSDLLDQKLIISVESDEPKSHQARGRPRTLLRLNPEAAYTVCIRLSVNTMDLSLVDFAGTIASSLRTQYDSATADADSFPPVLISAIRQFIADAGISEAQVQEIGVAAQGVVETEVGLVAWSPAFSGRKIPVVAPLHQAFGADCYISNDTNMITEALHWSDPERYSGTFTVIMLDYGVGMGLYLDNHLFSGASGTAAEFGHANHIPDGALCRCGKKGCLEAYLSDYALVRSASQLPEDTDPADIKAGVEGLEKLIETADAGDENARKAFHKAGRVLGYGLARVIALIDPKRIVLTGAAMRAYTFMEKGVWEGLKDALVEDLRNNFTLDVMPWNEDFIRTGLVAQSMERLDMDFLGAQVKAPRREAS; from the coding sequence ATGACACGCAAGGCGGACCGGGATCAGATCCGGCGGCAGAATAGAAGCATTGTTCTACAGGCACTTCGGCGGAATGGTCCAACCGCCCGGATTGATCTGGGTAAAATCACACGGCTGAGTCCAGCCACCGTGACGGCAATCACCTCCGATCTGCTTGATCAGAAATTGATCATCAGCGTGGAGAGCGATGAGCCGAAATCCCATCAGGCCCGCGGACGTCCGCGAACGCTTTTGCGGCTCAATCCAGAAGCTGCCTACACGGTTTGCATTCGCCTCTCCGTGAACACGATGGATCTGTCGCTTGTTGATTTTGCCGGTACGATCGCATCGAGTTTGAGAACACAGTACGACAGCGCCACCGCCGATGCAGACAGTTTTCCTCCGGTCCTGATTTCTGCCATCCGCCAATTCATTGCAGATGCTGGCATCTCGGAGGCGCAAGTTCAGGAAATTGGTGTGGCAGCGCAAGGTGTTGTGGAAACCGAAGTTGGCCTGGTCGCCTGGAGCCCGGCGTTTTCGGGCCGCAAGATCCCAGTGGTTGCCCCCTTGCATCAGGCCTTTGGTGCAGACTGCTATATTTCCAACGATACCAACATGATCACCGAGGCCCTGCACTGGTCGGATCCGGAGCGGTACAGCGGGACTTTCACGGTGATCATGCTCGATTATGGCGTTGGTATGGGTCTTTATCTCGACAATCATCTCTTTTCCGGTGCCAGCGGCACAGCTGCGGAGTTCGGACATGCCAATCACATTCCGGACGGCGCTTTGTGCCGGTGCGGCAAGAAAGGGTGCCTGGAGGCCTATCTTTCCGATTATGCGCTGGTACGGTCCGCATCACAGCTGCCTGAAGATACAGACCCGGCAGATATTAAAGCGGGCGTCGAAGGTCTTGAAAAACTGATTGAAACCGCGGACGCGGGTGATGAAAACGCCCGCAAGGCATTTCATAAGGCCGGACGCGTTCTCGGATACGGGCTCGCCAGAGTGATCGCGCTGATCGACCCGAAACGCATCGTGCTGACCGGCGCTGCGATGCGGGCCTACACGTTTATGGAAAAAGGCGTGTGGGAGGGCTTGAAAGATGCACTTGTCGAGGACTTGCGCAACAACTTCACACTTGATGTGATGCCTTGGAACGAAGACTTCATCAGGACAGGTCTGGTGGCCCAATCGATGGAACGGCTCGATATGGATTTCTTGGGAGCGCAGGTGAAAGCGCCGAGGCGGGAAGCCTCATGA
- a CDS encoding di-heme oxidoredictase family protein, producing the protein MTRRSSLMIGLAALAAFPAHGLADETLPPWSERTIIEDVDLNALAQSGKDPISVLQRLGEALFEAKFTSLDGAGRPDATGAIVPTKVRRQSHLTFQRLAGPDANACASCHNEPVMGGAGSFAVNVFVSEGFESADFDTIDPQFSNERNTNALQGAGLIELLAREMTTDLRAQRRAVLQDARATGSTATTDLETKGISFGRLTAHPDGTLDVSELDGIDDDLTLRPFGQKGVFASLRQFTVNAMNDHHGIQADERFGARWTGTDDFDADGFAHEFSDGQISALVAWQATLPPPGRKQELPEIWEKAAARGELIFDEIGCTSCHVPALPLDSLVFQDPGPFDTAGTLRQSDVNQPLALDLATLEWVKTLPRDDSSRVLVPLFGDLKRHKIADPANDTLGNELLAQRFVARDVFITAELWGIGSTAPYGHRGDLTTLNEVILAHGGDASDSRKAYASLDEGGRQSIIAFLRSLEITR; encoded by the coding sequence ATGACCCGGCGCAGCTCTCTCATGATCGGCCTTGCGGCTCTGGCGGCTTTCCCCGCACACGGGCTCGCTGATGAAACGCTGCCCCCGTGGAGTGAGCGGACTATCATCGAGGATGTCGATCTCAACGCCCTGGCGCAGTCCGGAAAAGATCCAATTTCCGTGCTGCAGCGGCTAGGCGAAGCCCTTTTCGAGGCGAAATTCACAAGCCTTGACGGAGCCGGCCGGCCGGATGCCACCGGTGCCATCGTGCCAACGAAAGTCCGGCGGCAGTCTCATCTCACTTTCCAGCGGCTGGCTGGTCCGGACGCCAATGCTTGCGCGTCCTGCCATAATGAACCGGTCATGGGCGGTGCAGGGTCCTTTGCCGTCAATGTCTTCGTTTCCGAAGGATTTGAAAGTGCGGACTTCGACACGATCGACCCGCAGTTTTCGAATGAGCGCAACACCAACGCCTTGCAGGGCGCGGGCCTGATCGAGTTGCTCGCCCGGGAAATGACGACGGATCTGCGCGCCCAGCGCCGCGCGGTCCTCCAAGACGCCAGGGCGACCGGCTCCACTGCAACCACGGATCTAGAGACCAAGGGGATTTCGTTTGGGCGTCTCACCGCACATCCGGACGGAACTCTCGATGTGTCTGAATTGGACGGAATTGACGACGATCTGACTCTTCGGCCATTCGGTCAAAAGGGCGTTTTTGCATCGCTGCGCCAGTTTACCGTCAACGCGATGAATGATCATCACGGCATTCAGGCCGATGAGCGATTCGGTGCCCGCTGGACCGGGACCGATGATTTTGATGCGGACGGGTTCGCGCACGAATTCAGCGATGGACAAATCTCTGCCCTTGTTGCCTGGCAGGCAACCCTGCCACCGCCTGGCAGAAAACAGGAGTTGCCGGAAATCTGGGAAAAAGCCGCTGCGCGCGGTGAGTTGATCTTTGACGAGATCGGCTGCACCTCCTGCCATGTCCCGGCCCTGCCACTCGACAGTCTTGTCTTTCAAGATCCGGGTCCATTCGACACAGCAGGCACCTTGCGTCAAAGCGATGTGAACCAGCCGCTCGCCCTCGATCTGGCAACACTGGAGTGGGTGAAAACCTTGCCGCGGGATGACAGCAGCCGCGTCTTGGTCCCGCTCTTTGGTGACCTGAAACGCCACAAGATCGCTGACCCGGCCAATGACACACTCGGCAACGAGCTCTTGGCGCAGCGGTTCGTGGCACGGGATGTCTTCATCACGGCGGAACTCTGGGGGATCGGAAGTACGGCCCCCTATGGACATCGCGGTGACCTGACGACCTTGAACGAGGTGATCCTTGCCCATGGCGGGGACGCCTCCGACAGCCGCAAAGCTTATGCCAGTCTCGACGAAGGTGGCCGCCAATCCATCATCGCCTTCCTGCGCAGTCTGGAGATCACTCGATGA